The nucleotide sequence GCATCTACACTTCGCGTCATGTGGTGTTCAACGAGAAGAGGTTTCCGTTTGCGTCTTCTGCGTCTCCGCCAACTCCACCTGCTCCGACTCCGGACATGCAAACAGATTTTGGTGAAACGACATTGGTACCACTCCGGCCACTCATCTCAACGCCTCCCCCGTGCTCTGCTCCTCACCAACAACGCTCACCAGCCTCGTCGACTCCACCAGCAACTCGGTCTCCGGCTCCACTGCAGCAGAACCAGACCGCACAAGAGCTTCAGCCACAGCCTGAACCTCAGCCCCAACCACCCTCAAACACAACACCAACCTCACCATCTATCTCCAACAACACAACCTCAACTCCCACCGAAACTTCCTCACATACAACCTCACCATCACCACCTCCCTCACCACCTCCGTCACCTTCACCACCTCCGTCACCTTCACCACCACCTGCTCCTACAATACCTGAACCACACCACGTGAATCAACACCCAATGAAAACCCGCTCCAAAAACAATATCTCTAAACCCATAAACAAAACCTCTCTTCTCGCCTCTGTCTCGACCCTTAAACCCAAAATACCCAAGACTGTGGCTGAAGCCCTCAAGGATCCCAAATGGAGACAAGCGATGGTGGACGAGATTAATGCTCAGCTTCGTAATGGCACCTCTGATCTTGTTCCACCTGAACAGTATCAGAATGTTGTTGGATGTAAGTGGGTTTTCACGATAAAATATAAAGCTAATGGTGAAATTGACAGGTATAAGGCACGACTTGTGGCGAAGGGCTTTCATCAGCAACATGGTCACGACTTCACAGAGACCTTTAGTCCTGTCATCAAGTCCACAACGGTGCGAGCTGTGCTACATGTTGCGGTTACTAAGGGTTGGAGTCTTCGTCAACTTGACGTCAATAACGCTTTTCTTCAAGGAACCTTGGATGAGGAGGTATATGTCACACAGCCTCCTGGCTTTGTGGATCAGGATCGACCACATTATGTCTGTCGACTAAAGAAGGCACTTTATGGGCTCAAGCAAGCGCCCCGGGCGTGGTATCAAGAACTTCGGTCTTTTCTTCTGACGCAAGGTTTCTTGAACTCCACGGCTGATACCTCTCTCTTCACCTTTCATCATGGGTCTGACACTATATATCTTCTcgtctatgttgatgatatggTCATCACCGGCAACAACAACAAGCTCATTGATCGGTTCATAGCGACTATCTCCTCGCGGTTCTCTCTCAAAGACCTTGGTGACTTGAGCTATTTTCTGGGAATTGAGGTAACTAGGACCTCCAAGGGCTTGCACTTGATGCAAAAGAAGTATATCATTGATCTGCTGACGCGTACCAACATGATGGATGCGCGGCCAGTCTCCACGCCAATGGCTCCGACGCCGAAACTCTCTCTCACGTCAGGCACACCTATGGATAATCCTAGTGAATATCGAGCCGTACTGGGCAGTCTGCAGTATCTCGCGTTTACCCGACCTGATCTTGCATTCCCGGTAAATCGTCTCTCCCAGTTTATGCAGCGACCTACTGATCTCCATTGGCAAGCCGTCAAACGAATACTCCGTTACCTGGCGGGCACTTCTTCTCATGGCATTCTTCTGCGTAGTGATACACCTATGAAGCTTCATGCTTACACTGACGCTGACTGGGCAGGTGATGCTGATGATTATTGCTCCACAAATGCCTACATTGTCTATCTTGGTGGCAATCCGATCTCTTGGAGCTCCAAGAAACAGAAGGGCGTTGCTCGGTCGTCCACTGAAGCGGAATATAGAGCAGTTGCAAATGTCGCATCTGAGGTACTCTGGGTCTGTTCTTTATTTACTGAGCTGCGCATACCCTTGCCAGAAATGCCGGTTCTCTACTGTGATAATATTGGAGCAACATATCTAGCTGCGAACCCTGTCTTCCACTCTCGAATGAAGCATATCGCACTTGACTTCCACTTCATCAGACACCATGTTCAAACAGGGGCACTGCGCGTTGCTCACCTCTCTACGAAAGATCAACTAGCTGATGCTCTAACGAAACCACTTCCTCGACCACGGTTTCTTGAGCTCATGGGCAAGATTGGAGTCACTCATGTccctccatcttgagggggcgtATAGGAGATATATCACTAAGGGTTATAATTGTAATTAGTGAATACCTAATCTCATTTGTACTCTGTATAAATACTGTAACCATACGTATCAATAAAGTATTTAGCCTCCTTTCATACATAGTCAAGCTATTaacacagagaaaaaaaaatcagtaaaatatataatggtCCCTTAATACCTTTCTCGTTGAGCATTGCAGTCTCTATAACTGCTTGCTGGTCTTGAATCCTTCGAGACCACCTTGGAGAGCTTATCCTCGTAATATCAGAGATCCATCGTTGGTTTGCATCAAGACCATCGTTCGCTTGCATCAAGACTCTATCTGAAGAAATCTTTTACTGAAACCTGGTAATCAGGATGTCATAGCACACCTCCTGAGGCGTTATGCGGGATGAGTTGGGGGAGAGGAAGAGAGTCGACAAAGGGATTGAAACGGCGCTTAGGGTTAGGGAGGATGAGTGATTTTTAGATTTCAGAGAAACGGATCGAGACGGCGATATAACCCGATCCGTATCAAGAGCGGCTCAGGATTGGGCTGCGAGATGGTTTATATGGGCTGCAAAAGTaacttaactttttttatttcaagCCCAGTCCGCAATGACCTGGCAAATTGATTGATCCTGATTATTTTGACCATGTGAATAGCTTTAGGAAGCTTAAAAATAgccccttttatatagtaggattaagttttaaattttggtttgtgGAGAAATAAGTCTctaagttttaattaaaaaaaaatacatttataataatattcagTGCAGGAAGatatattataaagttataattCAGTGAAAATTTGAAGCTATGTAATAATTTTGTGGGAAAATAGCATGCTAACTCACAAAATAAACATGATCTGGCTGCCAAAATGTATTGTTGCATGAACAACAACGATAAAACccaaaattaaagttttaagTTGATTTTAAGAGCTTCGTCTTCAGATATATTACATCCGTTTAAAcatttgttttagattttaaaatttgatttgttataAATAGTtgattacattttaaaatttgataaaagtttcaatttatttatatttctaatttatgatttaataaaacgaaacaaataataaattaactaaagataaatgtgttagaaatttaaatgaCATTTATAGTAAAGCTAAGATGATATTTTAGAGTAGAATTTACTACACTAGATAGTACGgcatttttagtatttgttgaAAAAATTTAGCAAGAATTATATTTCTTTTGTGAAGACTGAAGCATCTTCAAATTCATTATGTATGTATTAACAGAAATAATACATTTAACTACACATTGATaagaaaatctaaaaataaaactcAACACTTGGAACCACGAAAGCCAATGATCAATGTAATAAAACTCCGTTCAGAGAAAGAAAGTGAGAAACAGAGATCCAGGAAAAAACAAATTCTTACCAATGACAAAATActgatatcttcttcttcttgttcttgttcttgtcaCTTCCACTACCGACAATGATCGATCCCAACCCAAACAAACTCCCTCCCGGAAACACATCCAGAAACGAATTCACGTTAATCCCTCCTCCATTGCCGCCGTTACTGTAATCTCCATGGCTCGTCTTACTCAATAGCGGTTTCTGAGAACTAcagtttgaagaagaagaaggagacgaAACCTCGAGCTTCATAGTTTCTGTCTGTTTATAATTCGAACCGGTCGGGTTATCCGAAAGCAATGGCAACCCAATTTCGGGATTGAGACGTTCGCTTCTTTTCTTAATCCCCCAACACGGATTCACAGTGGGtctctcttcatcttcttcgatTTCTTCTATTTCATGAGCATTTCTGATTGGATTCGTTTCCGGTCCGGGACGACACGGTTCAGAAGGAACGTGAAACGGCACCGTATTGCGTATGGCTCCCGTCGCCGTTAATCCGATTTCCAGAACCGGTTTAGTATCTCCGATTGGATTCGTATACAAACCGGTTCCATCTTTCTCGGGTACCTTTTTGATTTCTGTGGGGAGTATTTTTCCGTCGGAGAAAAAATCTTCGGCGGACCACGAGCATTCACCGGAGATTACGCCGCCGGGAATGGAGAAATCGAAGTTGAGGGTTGAAGGTTCCGAATGAGTTCGTAATGGACTTTGCTCGATCGGTATGGAATCATAGTGGCAAAAATCTTGAGAAAAGGAGAGTCTTGGGCCGTGCTTGGCATTTTCCGGCAttgttattaattttcttttgaaaatattgGAAACGATTTGATAGAGAATGGGATCAACAAGAACTCCATGTTATATTCGAGGATTATGTCGAGGGGAATTAAATGGAATGTGGCTATTTTCAATGTTCGACAAAAGTTTTGTTAATGTTTGATTTTCTGTACATATCTTCACATTATTTGAAAAATGATTTAGTTTGCTTGTCACATTTTTCCATGAGTTTATGATATTAtgctttttggtcatttttattaagttttagttaaatcattgatttataattagttttagttgaattattaatttattaatttaaataatataactatttcattttaaaaaaattagataatgATTTCCTTATTTGTTATGTTTGCtataattttagttaattttgtttatttgtcacattttttaagttttaactaagtcattgattattattaatttttaattgaatcattaatttgttaatttaaataCTATAACTATTTCAGACTTTATAATTCAACATATACTTATTTTGCAACTTTGATGAGTTAGGACAAAttcttattattatgttttaaaatcgtATTTGTTAAACAATCAACCATTGTTCTAACTAAAAATCCGGTTTTCCATTGAAGGAATAATCATATACTTTCAAGATATCATTTTATTCGTGAATGTGTGGATAATGGACAAATCGAAGTAGAGAATGTATCGGGTGTTAAACACAAGGCCGACATCCTTACCAAACCATCAGCGAGAATTAAGTTCAAGTAAATGAGAAGATTaattgaagtttaataaattgatCTCTGTAATTCAAGTCAGAATTAAAGgtgtgaatgttggataattgCAATACTTGTGGAGcaagttaaacaaaaaaaaaaatatgaagttt is from Brassica napus cultivar Da-Ae chromosome A4, Da-Ae, whole genome shotgun sequence and encodes:
- the LOC106447711 gene encoding uncharacterized protein LOC106447711, whose translation is MPENAKHGPRLSFSQDFCHYDSIPIEQSPLRTHSEPSTLNFDFSIPGGVISGECSWSAEDFFSDGKILPTEIKKVPEKDGTGLYTNPIGDTKPVLEIGLTATGAIRNTVPFHVPSEPCRPGPETNPIRNAHEIEEIEEDEERPTVNPCWGIKKRSERLNPEIGLPLLSDNPTGSNYKQTETMKLEVSSPSSSSNCSSQKPLLSKTSHGDYSNGGNGGGINVNSFLDVFPGGSLFGLGSIIVGSGSDKNKNKKKKISVFCHW